The DNA segment CCTCGAGTTTGGTTCAATTCGGGAAAATCGACAATGCTCTGCTCAGATTCAACACGAGAATTTGTTACAAGGACCTGAGGAAAGATAACATGGGCTTGATGATTCTAATGTTCAGTTCAGTTGTGATCAGGAGCGTCATTATGATCATTCTGATCGACTTGGACTTCCTACAATCGGTGACAGTTTTTGGTGTTCTGTCAGTGAAAGCTTTAACGAAGTACCAGTTCATTTCTTACATCAAGCAACTGTCGAAAAGATTCGAAAAGGTGAACGACACACTGAAAGACATCTTTGAAAGAAGTACGAAGgataaaataatattcaatcacCTGACTTATGGAGGCGTTATTTCGGAGGGAATCTTGATTATGTGCCGTCAGCATCATCACCTCTGCCAGTGGATGAGGATATTGAACAATGCTTTCGGTCTCCAACAACTGACTTCGATTGCTGTTTCAGTTTGTAACGTTTTATTTCAGACGTATTATCTCTATTTCGTCTTGGCGGAAAATCAAATCACTATACTATCTATTTTCACGCCTTTGATTTGGACCCTGGATGAGATGATGGAGATTCAACTGTTGGTTACATCGTGCGTTGAGGTCTGTGACAACGTGAGTTACAAAATCAGATAGCCTCTACCTCTTTATTAAGATTTTAGGGATAAGTAAGTATACACCATTGAACTGTAAAAGaactcttttagagttcaatggtataCACTTATCCCTTATCCACTGGCGGCGATTAg comes from the Coccinella septempunctata chromosome 2, icCocSept1.1, whole genome shotgun sequence genome and includes:
- the LOC123308613 gene encoding putative gustatory receptor 28b isoform X1 translates to MTSVFADAKSKFSVVIATMIVLVFCIISGNYLMRKQISSSLVQFGKIDNALLRFNTRICYKDLRKDNMGLMILMFSSVVIRSVIMIILIDLDFLQSVTVFGVLSVKALTKYQFISYIKQLSKRFEKVNDTLKDIFERSTKDKIIFNHLTYGGVISEGILIMCRQHHHLCQWMRILNNAFGLQQLTSIAVSVCNVLFQTYYLYFVLAENQITILSIFTPLIWTLDEMMEIQLLVTSCVEVCDNANSTAAILHEMRNDNFNVSLEESIQTYSLQMLHQKIEFSAMGYFVIDYTLTYSIVGAVTTYLVIFIQFDQGSRKTEVIDSTDTVTVLPINNST
- the LOC123308613 gene encoding uncharacterized protein LOC123308613 isoform X2: MTSVFADAKSKFSVVIATMIVLVFCIISGNYLMRKQISSSLVQFGKIDNALLRFNTRICYKDLRKDNMGLMILMFSSVVIRSVIMIILIDLDFLQSVTVFGVLSVKALTKYQFISYIKQLSKRFEKVNDTLKDIFERSTKDKIIFNHLTYGGVISEGILIMCRQHHHLCQWMRILNNAFGLQQLTSIAVSVCNVLFQTYYLYFVLAENQITILSIFTPLIWTLDEMMEIQLLVTSCVEVCDNANSTAAILHEMRNDNFNVSLEESIVGAVTTYLVIFIQFDQGSRKTEVIDSTDTVTVLPINNST
- the LOC123308613 gene encoding uncharacterized protein LOC123308613 isoform X4, whose amino-acid sequence is MTSVFADAKSKFSVVIATMIVLVFCIISGNYLMRKQISSSLVQFGKIDNALLRFNTRICYKDLRKDNMGLMILMFSSVVIRSVIMIILIDLDFLQSVTVFGVLSVKALTKYQFISYIKQLSKRFEKVNDTLKDIFERSTKDKIIFNHLTYGGVISEGILIMCRQHHHLCQWMRILNNAFGLQQLTSIAVSVCNVLFQTYYLYFVLAENQITILSIFTPLIWTLDEMMEIQLLVTSCVEVCDNANSTAAILHEMRNDNFNVSLEESLVL
- the LOC123308613 gene encoding uncharacterized protein LOC123308613 isoform X3, translated to MTSVFADAKSKFSVVIATMIVLVFCIISGNYLMRKQISSSLVQFGKIDNALLRFNTRICYKDLRKDNMGLMILMFSSVVIRSVIMIILIDLDFLQSVTVFGVLSVKALTKYQFISYIKQLSKRFEKVNDTLKDIFERSTKDKIIFNHLTYGGVISEGILIMCRQHHHLCQWMRILNNAFGLQQLTSIAVSVCNVLFQTYYLYFVLAENQITILSIFTPLIWTLDEMMEIQLLVTSCVEVCDNANSTAAILHEMRNDNFNVSLEESLINIRNMDKKYSETFNL